CTCATCAATAACCCCTAGCAACCCATTGATTGACCACTCGGCAACCTTGTCACCATCTGTTGCGACTGCGCCTGAATCAGTAAAAGGGCGAACCTGAAACTGGAGGTTGTCTCCCGGTTGGGCTAAAACTTCGGTGGGTACAACCTGTATTGATACTGGAGCGCCAGTAGACATCTTCAAACCGGCGGATCCAGAGACAACTGGGTTTGAAGTGGAAGCGGAAGCCCCCTGAACCCCCAAGCAGTAAAGTCCTTCCTCAGTGGTAAAGTAGACCCGACCGTCAGCGATGGCAGGTGAACCGTAGATCTCCGCATAGCGACCGGATTCCCTTTCAATCTGTATCGTGCTGAGCGTTTTACACTCGTTCTCACCCGGTTGCAAGATGAGGAAGTGCCCGTTGACCTCCGTGACATAGATCTTACCGTCAGCGACAACAGGGGATCCCTTGCCCACCGTTCCGAGGCTATGTGTCCAATGCACCTCTCCGGTTTCGCCATCGAGACAGTGTAAATTCGCCGCGCTATCCACAACATAAAGCCGACCATCGGCTATCGCTGGAGAGCTATAGCCCGCCTCAATGCCGTCAACGCGCCAGAGTTCGTGCGTTTTGGTTATATCACCTCTGCCTGTTCCGTCAATGCAGACAACGCGCCCCATCACCGTTGTGTCCGTGTTCTCCCGATTGTGGCTTGCGTAAACCCGTGTGCCATCGACGACCACTGACGCATTGAGCGGTCCCTGACTGACTTGGAATCCCCAAACTTTCTCTCCCGTCTGCACGTCCATTGCGTACACATGACCG
Above is a window of Candidatus Poribacteria bacterium DNA encoding:
- a CDS encoding PQQ-like beta-propeller repeat protein; the encoded protein is MRNRVTLKVFLCFILVGAGLCTSLIDFNNALASDWPSWRGPNQDGSSSETGLVSSWSLEGDNLLWKADFIGRSTPIVLNNRVYVIGRVGVDITEQERVACFDTKTGKMLWEHRFNVFHSTIPFNRLGWTSLAGDMETGYIYAHTISGVFACFDKDGKIVWSHSLTEEFGRFTGYGGRTVTPVVDRDFVILSFLNTSWGSHAAMRHRYFAFDKKTGEVVWTTKPGGPPKDTTYPVSVVAEINGRRLLIDGNSDGHVYAMDVQTGEKVWGFQVSQGPLNASVVVDGTRVYASHNRENTDTTVMGRVVCIDGTGRGDITKTHELWRVDGIEAGYSSPAIADGRLYVVDSAANLHCLDGETGEVHWTHSLGTVGKGSPVVADGKIYVTEVNGHFLILQPGENECKTLSTIQIERESGRYAEIYGSPAIADGRVYFTTEEGLYCLGVQGASASTSNPVVSGSAGLKMSTGAPVSIQVVPTEVLAQPGDNLQFQVRPFTDSGAVATDGDKVAEWSINGLLGVIDE